TGAGAGCACCAGCCTATCCCTTTCGGGCCAGTCGGGATTTTGGGGGTCTACTTTCATCACATGGAAATAAAGGGCAACGAGGATGTCGCCGCAGGATAGTGACCCGCCGGGATGGCCCGAACCGGCTTCTGAAGTCATATCTATGATATGCCTTCTCACCCTGCGGGCTATTGCTGTTAGTTCTTCTACTTTTTCTCGGGTTATTGCCATTTCCTAATCACCTCGGTAATTTTTTTTTATTATCATCTATTTATTATTATCAATCAGCGTAAATCCTTCCCCCAGCACTTCGTGAACGTCGTGGACTATTATAAACGCTCTGGGGTCTATATCCCATATTATCTTCTTCAGCTTTGGAAGCTCCAGGCGGGTCACGGCGCACATTAGCACATCCCTGTTTTCTCCAGTGTAACCTCCCTTTGCTTCGAAAAGGGTGATGCCCCTGCCCAGGTCTTCCAGTATCCTCTTCTGGATCTCATCATTCCTGTCGGATATTATGTATACGGCTTTTGCGTAATTTATACCTTCCTGGACTATATCTATGACCTTGCTGCTGACGTAAAGGGCTATCCAGGAGTACATCGCAAGCTCCCAGTTGAAGGAAACCCCGTTCAGGGCGATGACAAAAAAGTCAATAATGAGTATACCCTGACCTATGCTGACCGAAGGTAAAAAATGGTGCATCAGCATGGCAGCTATATCGGAACCGCCGGTGGACGCCCTGGTCCTGAATACGAGCCCGAGTCCCAGGCCCAGGACTATTCCGCCGTAAACGCTGGAAAGCAACAGATCTCTCGTCAGCACCGGGAAATTCTTCGTGAGTTCGGTGAAAACCGAAAGCAGCACGGTGCCCAGAACAGTTTTTGCGCCAAAACCGGAGCCGAGAAAAACTACTCCGGCTATAAAAAGGGGTATGTTGAAGGCGAGCATTGTCCAGCCCACCGGCAGGCCGAAGAGATAGTGGAGCACCGTGGCTAAACCGCTAACTCCTCCTGCGGCCACCTTATTAGGTATCAGGAACATGGTAAGGCCAAGGGAGCCTATAAAAGTACCCAGCGCAATTAAAAGATAATCGTAAACCTGGGCTTTCAGCCTCATTATGCTCACTTCCCTCTTCTAAAAATTACATTAAAAAGAAACAAGGGAAGAACGCTCATCCTGCGAAACCTTGAGGGCTGGGTTATGAGCCTGTATAACCACTCGAGCCCCGCCCTTTGCATGAATACCGGAGCCCGGCGGACCTTCCCCGATAGCACGTCGAGGCTCCCCCCGACCCCCATGGCTACCCTGCACCGGAGTTTATCCCGGTTTTTCGCCATGAATATTTCCTGCTTAGGGGCTCCCATAGCCACAAACAATATATCCGGAGAAGCCTCATTTATTATGCCCACGACCTTTTCCTCGCCCGACTCGTCAAAATAGCCGTGGTGAGTTCCTGCGACCCTAATGCCCGGAAATTTCTTCTTTATGTTTTTTGCGGCGTCCTCCGCCACCCCCGGTTTTCCTCCCAATAAGAAGATTGAAAGTTTTCTGTCTGCCGCCATCTTCAGAAGTTCCATCATGAGGTCAAAACCAGTGGTTCTCTGTTCAAGAGGGCGGCCCAGTAACCTGGATGCCAGAACAACACCTATGCCGTCGGGTAAGGAAAGGTCGGCGCTGTTTACAGCATCCTTCAATTTTTTGTTTTTCTGGGCGGCCATAATGATTTCTGCATTGGGTGTTACCACAATTTTGGCGCCCGGAGACTCCAAAAATTCCATAATCCGCTGGCTTGCCTTATAATAATCAACTCTATCCAATAATATTCCCATAATATCAATTTCATCGTTGATATCCGGTTGCATTGTTCTTCCTCCAGTAAATAAGCGGTAGTTTATGCGGTGAGTTTTACTGATTCAGACACCTTATGGCAAGTTTTGCAGACTGCAGTGCCCTTTCTTTCAAATTAGTCATTACCGACCGCTCCTGGGGAGTCTGCCCCTCCCTTAATCTAGCCCTTACCAGTATATGCAAGTCATTCAGGTTGATATCCTCGACCTTTAGGGCCGGCGGTGCGCCGATGAGCCGTAGGAACCGGTCAACCTTTGGGTCATAAGACAGGCCCACCACGGGCCTGCCGCACGCCGCCGCCATTATGAGAGAATGCAGTCTCATACCCACCATCATACTGAGGCAACCCGTGACCGACAGCATTTCTTCCACAGTAAGGGGCCTTTTTAGCAGTACCGCCTCCGGTCTTTTCATAAGCTGAATTGCCTGTTTCGCCGCATCCAGATCTTCCGGATGATGAAAGGGTATAAAAACGGGCAAAGCGCCTTCTTCTATCAGCCTGTCGGCCAGACCTGCAACGGCGGGAAGGTATACCTCTTCCCCCTTCCAGCAGCGCAGGGCAAGCCCCACCAGCGGCCTGTTCAAATCCGCTCCAGCCTGCCGCAGCAGGGCAATTCCACGGTCCTTATCCACTGTGGAAAGATCCAGGCCGAGAACGGGGTCGGCGGTGACGACAACGGGAGGCCGGCTTACTCCGAGGTAACGAAGATCCTCAGCCGACTCCTCATCGCGCAAGGTTATATAATCTACAGTCTGTACCACACGCCTTACCAGCAACCGGGCCCATGCCCGGTTAACCGGGCCAAAGCCCTGGGCGTAAATAAAGACCTTTTTCTTAAAAGTTCTTGCAAGCGAAATCACACCAAGGTAGTAGAGCAAAGAAAGGGGACTTGTTACATCCTGCAAGAGGCTTCCACCGCCGCTTATCAGCATATCCGCTTTTTTAAGAGCTCCGGCCACCTCTGACAATTTCCAGCGATTCACCGCTTTTACCCCGTACAGGCTCTCGGTTTTTTTGGGATTGTTAGAAAGGACCGTTATTTTAAGCTGAGGAGCCTCATGCCGCAGGGCGGAGACTATAGCATAAAGTACCGCCTCATCGCCCAGGTTATCGAAACCGTAATATCCGGAAAGTACCACCTCAGCCATCCTGCCACCTCTTCTCCAAACACCGGCACAGCCGGAACACTGCTATTAAAACTAGGCCTGCCATTGTTCCCAGGATAAGCCCGTTAATGCTTCGGACAAAGGAGATGATAAACGGTGTGTGAATGTGAGCAAAAGTATTGACCATAGAAACCTGGCCTATACTGGCCAGAATTAAGATGGGCAGATATCTGTGATCCCTGTAACCCAGGCAAAGGAGCACAAGCATTAGTGGATGGCCTATTAAAAACTCCTTGGTCCTGGGTCTCACGCCCAGCGCTCGGTCGAGCAGAGCCCGAAATTTAAGCTCCAGAGCGCTGACCCCCACCGCCCCTTCATTGCCGGTGCGGGTTAAATAGACAATACCCACCACCGCCAGCGCCGCCGCCAGCAGTAAATATTTTACCAGCACCGGCTGGTCCATGAGCTTTTTCAATCTTTCGCCGGGTGTTCCTTCACCGTAAAGTATGAAAAAGGCGCAGGCCACGAAAAGTACCGGAAAGAGATAGGCCACTTTTACTCCACTGAACTGCTGCAGCTTGAGCATAAAGGAAGTATCGGCAAGAACCCCGGACACCATCAGTGCCCCCATCAGGGAAAAAACCGTCATCTGTGACATACGAAGCACGGCTTGCCAGGGCTTGAGGGCCTGCCGGGGCACCAGGCATATAATGGAAAGTGTGGGGAAAACTATAACGGAAGCCAGGGCAACCATTTTGCGGGCCAGCAGCGGAAAAGCAAAAAAAGCCAATGCAAGGCCTAAAACCCCGATAGCGGTTAACCCGGCGAGAATGGAAGTCCGTTTAATTCCAAGCTTTTCCAGAAACAGCATGCCGCCCGCCAATGGTCCTAAACCTATCAAAAAAAGCAGTATTGGGCTATGATGAAATGGCTCAAAGGGGCGCGGTATCGTCCCGTTCCCCGCTTCTAATTGCAGACCGGCAGTTTTAAGCCTTGTTACCACCTTTTCCATGTAACCGGCATTTATTTCAAAACGTCTTTCAACATCAGAGGCAGGCAAAAATTTCAAAAACAATATACGTATATTTCTCTCTCTTGCAGCAAGGGTCAGGCGGTCCACCAGTTCCTGCGGCTCGATAGTCTGCATTTCTTCGTCGGTCACACTGTGCATTCGGATCACGCGCTGGTCTAACAGGGTAGCCAGTTTATCGAAACCCCGCTGGTTGTAAAACTCCACCTGACCGAGCGTAAGCCGGTACCTGTTCATCTCTTCGGCCAAAACCGGAAGGTATTCCGGATAACCCAGAACCTGCTTTTTTTCGAAGAGGACCGCACTTATATTCTTTCCCGTCAGTGTAAGATCTTTTATGGCGAAACGTATTCCCCTTTCGTTCACATTGGGCCAGTCTTTCAGCATGAAAACGGAGTGAAAGCCCATATTTTCCAACTTTGCCACGTTTTCACGGTCAAAACCCACTCCAATCCCCTCTACCAGAGATGGACGCATATCTAACGCTATGGCATAAAATCCGTTTCTTTCCGGCAGCAACGCCATCTTTTCCCCGCCGAGTTTTTCCGTCAGATGATGCTTCACCCGCTCTTTTACATCGGCGTCGGCAGTCACTATGTAAGTCTCGCCCCCGTTAAACGGCAAATTCTCCCGCCACCCTAAAAGCATCATCTGCTGCCGGTTGGCAATAAAAATGCGCCCGTCGTCGGCCAGGTCCTTGAGGCTTTCCTCTTTATAAAGCACGGCATTGACTTTTGCCTTCTCTTCAAATAACCGAGCGACCTCTTCAACAGTTGTTTGCCGTTCCTGTGCCATATTTTTCAGGTCGGCGTAAGACAGGGCACCGTCCACCATATTATGGGTATTTTCCGCCCTCATGCGGGGAAGTAAAGCCACCCCCGAGGAAATTATTGACATCGCTAAAAGTAAAACAAACAGGGTTCTCAGCCATTTCTCCAAAAATATCTCCCTCCT
The DNA window shown above is from Thermosediminibacter oceani DSM 16646 and carries:
- a CDS encoding YitT family protein, giving the protein MRLKAQVYDYLLIALGTFIGSLGLTMFLIPNKVAAGGVSGLATVLHYLFGLPVGWTMLAFNIPLFIAGVVFLGSGFGAKTVLGTVLLSVFTELTKNFPVLTRDLLLSSVYGGIVLGLGLGLVFRTRASTGGSDIAAMLMHHFLPSVSIGQGILIIDFFVIALNGVSFNWELAMYSWIALYVSSKVIDIVQEGINYAKAVYIISDRNDEIQKRILEDLGRGITLFEAKGGYTGENRDVLMCAVTRLELPKLKKIIWDIDPRAFIIVHDVHEVLGEGFTLIDNNK
- a CDS encoding WecB/TagA/CpsF family glycosyltransferase → MQPDINDEIDIMGILLDRVDYYKASQRIMEFLESPGAKIVVTPNAEIIMAAQKNKKLKDAVNSADLSLPDGIGVVLASRLLGRPLEQRTTGFDLMMELLKMAADRKLSIFLLGGKPGVAEDAAKNIKKKFPGIRVAGTHHGYFDESGEEKVVGIINEASPDILFVAMGAPKQEIFMAKNRDKLRCRVAMGVGGSLDVLSGKVRRAPVFMQRAGLEWLYRLITQPSRFRRMSVLPLFLFNVIFRRGK
- the csaB gene encoding polysaccharide pyruvyl transferase CsaB, whose amino-acid sequence is MAEVVLSGYYGFDNLGDEAVLYAIVSALRHEAPQLKITVLSNNPKKTESLYGVKAVNRWKLSEVAGALKKADMLISGGGSLLQDVTSPLSLLYYLGVISLARTFKKKVFIYAQGFGPVNRAWARLLVRRVVQTVDYITLRDEESAEDLRYLGVSRPPVVVTADPVLGLDLSTVDKDRGIALLRQAGADLNRPLVGLALRCWKGEEVYLPAVAGLADRLIEEGALPVFIPFHHPEDLDAAKQAIQLMKRPEAVLLKRPLTVEEMLSVTGCLSMMVGMRLHSLIMAAACGRPVVGLSYDPKVDRFLRLIGAPPALKVEDINLNDLHILVRARLREGQTPQERSVMTNLKERALQSAKLAIRCLNQ
- a CDS encoding DUF5693 family protein; amino-acid sequence: MEKWLRTLFVLLLAMSIISSGVALLPRMRAENTHNMVDGALSYADLKNMAQERQTTVEEVARLFEEKAKVNAVLYKEESLKDLADDGRIFIANRQQMMLLGWRENLPFNGGETYIVTADADVKERVKHHLTEKLGGEKMALLPERNGFYAIALDMRPSLVEGIGVGFDRENVAKLENMGFHSVFMLKDWPNVNERGIRFAIKDLTLTGKNISAVLFEKKQVLGYPEYLPVLAEEMNRYRLTLGQVEFYNQRGFDKLATLLDQRVIRMHSVTDEEMQTIEPQELVDRLTLAARERNIRILFLKFLPASDVERRFEINAGYMEKVVTRLKTAGLQLEAGNGTIPRPFEPFHHSPILLFLIGLGPLAGGMLFLEKLGIKRTSILAGLTAIGVLGLALAFFAFPLLARKMVALASVIVFPTLSIICLVPRQALKPWQAVLRMSQMTVFSLMGALMVSGVLADTSFMLKLQQFSGVKVAYLFPVLFVACAFFILYGEGTPGERLKKLMDQPVLVKYLLLAAALAVVGIVYLTRTGNEGAVGVSALELKFRALLDRALGVRPRTKEFLIGHPLMLVLLCLGYRDHRYLPILILASIGQVSMVNTFAHIHTPFIISFVRSINGLILGTMAGLVLIAVFRLCRCLEKRWQDG